A part of Gramella sp. MAR_2010_147 genomic DNA contains:
- a CDS encoding type 1 glutamine amidotransferase domain-containing protein: protein MEKKIAILATHGFEESELASPKEAMEKEGFKVEIVSLEKGKIKSWDKDNWGKEYEVNKTLDEVSAKDYNALVLPGGVINPDKLRREESALIFVRDFFKQSKPVGAICHASWTLISADVVEGRTMTSFNSIKKDLENAGALWVDKEVVVDEALVTSRNPDDLPAFNAKVIEEIKEGKHDLQHA from the coding sequence ATGGAAAAGAAGATTGCAATTTTGGCTACTCACGGATTTGAAGAAAGTGAGCTGGCATCTCCAAAAGAAGCGATGGAGAAGGAAGGATTTAAAGTAGAGATAGTAAGTCTGGAAAAAGGAAAAATTAAATCCTGGGACAAAGATAACTGGGGTAAGGAATATGAAGTGAACAAGACCCTGGATGAAGTTTCAGCAAAAGATTATAACGCATTAGTACTACCAGGAGGAGTTATTAATCCAGATAAACTAAGAAGGGAAGAAAGCGCATTAATTTTTGTTAGAGACTTTTTTAAGCAAAGCAAACCTGTAGGAGCTATTTGCCATGCTTCCTGGACATTGATTAGTGCCGATGTTGTAGAAGGAAGAACTATGACGTCTTTTAACTCTATAAAAAAAGACCTGGAGAATGCCGGGGCACTTTGGGTAGATAAAGAAGTTGTGGTTGATGAAGCTTTGGTTACCAGTAGAAATCCCGATGATCTTCCTGCATTTAATGCTAAGGTTATTGAAGAAATAAAGGAAGGAAAGCATGACCTGCAGCACGCTTAA
- the gcvT gene encoding glycine cleavage system aminomethyltransferase GcvT, whose amino-acid sequence MKEIALSEKHKELNAKMVPFAGFNMPVSYEGVNIEHQTVREKLGVFDVSHMGEFLISGENALELIQKISSNDASKLVDGKAQYSCMPNHDGGIVDDLIIYRIDEEKYLLVVNASNIEKDWNWIAHHNTMDATMRDMSDEMSLLAIQGPKAAEAMQAITEVDLENMKFYTFELGKFAGVEKVIISATGYTGSGGFEIYFRNEDAHQVWDAVMEAGKEYGIKPIGLAARDTLRLEMGYCLYGNDIDDKTSPIEAGLGWITKFSKDFINSEELKAQKENGPERKLVAFELDEKGIPRQGYDIVDENGKKIGDVTSGTMSPSLEKGIGLGYVPAEFAGVGNKISIQIRKKIVTATQVKLPFYKG is encoded by the coding sequence ATGAAAGAAATAGCCCTATCTGAAAAGCATAAAGAATTGAACGCCAAAATGGTTCCTTTTGCCGGTTTTAATATGCCTGTATCCTACGAAGGAGTAAATATTGAGCATCAAACCGTAAGAGAAAAACTTGGAGTTTTTGATGTTTCTCATATGGGTGAATTTTTAATTTCCGGAGAAAATGCGCTGGAATTAATTCAAAAGATAAGTTCTAATGATGCCTCAAAGCTAGTTGATGGGAAAGCACAATATTCTTGCATGCCAAACCATGACGGCGGTATTGTAGATGATCTTATTATATACAGGATAGATGAAGAAAAATATTTATTAGTTGTAAACGCATCTAATATCGAAAAAGACTGGAATTGGATCGCACACCATAATACGATGGATGCCACTATGCGTGATATGAGCGATGAAATGTCTTTACTGGCCATTCAAGGCCCCAAAGCCGCAGAGGCAATGCAGGCTATCACTGAAGTAGACCTTGAAAACATGAAGTTTTACACATTTGAACTTGGCAAATTTGCCGGTGTAGAAAAAGTGATTATTTCTGCCACGGGATATACGGGAAGTGGTGGATTTGAGATCTATTTTAGAAATGAAGATGCTCACCAGGTTTGGGACGCGGTAATGGAAGCCGGAAAAGAATATGGAATCAAGCCAATTGGTCTTGCTGCAAGAGATACGTTAAGACTGGAAATGGGATACTGCCTGTATGGAAATGATATTGATGATAAAACTTCACCTATAGAAGCCGGCTTAGGTTGGATCACTAAATTTTCAAAAGATTTTATCAATAGTGAAGAGCTTAAAGCCCAGAAAGAGAACGGTCCGGAACGTAAGCTCGTAGCTTTTGAACTGGATGAAAAGGGTATTCCGCGCCAGGGATATGATATTGTTGATGAAAATGGTAAGAAAATTGGAGATGTAACTTCGGGCACCATGTCTCCTTCCCTCGAAAAAGGAATTGGTTTAGGGTATGTGCCAGCTGAATTTGCAGGTGTTGGAAATAAAATTTCAATTCAAATACGCAAAAAAATCGTTACTGCAACTCAGGTGAAATTGCCCTTTTATAAAGGTTAA
- a CDS encoding YihY/virulence factor BrkB family protein, which produces MFNSLKIFLKLLKNTYISWDKNEPYARSATIAYYALFSLPSLLIIVVSIAGYFYGREAVQGRITRQIGDFIGLDAANAIENMIESAALSQDSILAIIFGFAMLIFGATGVFFQLKVAMNNIWNVAARKTNFFKMVLDRMISLGMIFVIGLLLLVTLVISTLMNVLADQAGQVFPNVTELAVIVSNFILSFFFITTLFAMIFKLLPDIRIRLRTTYTGAALTAILFLIGEFLISFYFGQSEPASVYGGASSVVLVLLWVYYTCLILFFGAEFTVQYALIKKEKVEPNRFGEPAIYQEMKKLEQKRVQLKEEKYIVDRLKSYLDLEEKKTKESDSSNT; this is translated from the coding sequence ATGTTTAACTCACTCAAAATATTCCTAAAGCTTTTAAAAAACACATACATAAGCTGGGATAAGAACGAACCCTATGCACGTAGTGCTACTATTGCGTATTATGCGTTATTTTCTTTACCATCATTATTAATTATAGTGGTAAGTATTGCTGGTTACTTCTATGGAAGAGAAGCTGTACAGGGAAGGATTACCAGGCAAATAGGTGATTTTATTGGTTTAGATGCCGCTAATGCAATTGAGAATATGATCGAGAGTGCTGCACTATCTCAGGATTCTATTCTGGCCATTATATTTGGTTTTGCAATGTTGATCTTTGGTGCTACCGGAGTTTTTTTTCAGCTTAAAGTGGCGATGAACAATATTTGGAATGTTGCTGCTAGAAAAACAAACTTCTTTAAGATGGTATTAGATCGTATGATCTCATTAGGGATGATCTTCGTAATTGGATTACTTCTTTTGGTGACGCTCGTTATTTCAACCCTTATGAATGTACTTGCAGATCAAGCGGGGCAGGTCTTTCCTAATGTTACTGAATTAGCGGTAATAGTTTCAAATTTTATTCTCTCCTTCTTTTTTATCACAACGCTATTTGCGATGATCTTTAAATTGCTTCCAGATATCAGGATTAGATTGCGAACCACGTATACCGGAGCGGCTCTTACTGCAATATTGTTTTTAATTGGAGAATTTTTAATTAGCTTTTATTTTGGTCAGAGTGAACCCGCTTCTGTTTATGGCGGTGCATCGTCAGTTGTTTTAGTTTTATTATGGGTGTATTATACCTGTTTAATTCTCTTTTTTGGTGCGGAATTTACTGTTCAATACGCATTAATTAAAAAAGAAAAGGTGGAGCCAAATCGTTTTGGAGAACCGGCAATTTATCAGGAAATGAAAAAACTGGAGCAAAAGCGTGTTCAGTTAAAAGAAGAAAAATATATTGTAGATCGTTTGAAATCATACCTGGATCTTGAGGAGAAAAAAACTAAAGAAAGTGATTCTTCCAATACTTAA
- the hutH gene encoding histidine ammonia-lyase has protein sequence MENHHYISSAVLDLEVIHDILKNRKKLALSDESRVNIEKSRTYLNNKIKSSDAPVYGINTGFGALCNVKITSEKLTELQENLVRSHACGTGEKVSKSVIRLMLLLKIQSLSYGNSGVALQTVERLIELYNNDVLPVIYEQGSLGASGDLAPLAHLALPLIGDGEVYFENSIIPGADLLNKMNWEPLKLQSKEGLALLNGTQFMSAHGVYALLKAYKLSYMADLIGAISVDAFDCNLSPFDELVHMVRPHRGQVKTAERIREFLSGSEIAESEKDNVQDPYSFRCIPQVHGASKDTLSFVRKTVKTEINSVTDNPNIFIEADKIISGGNFHGQPLALGLDYLAIALSELANISERRIYQLVSGLRGLPNFLVENPGLNSGFMIPQYTAASIVSQNKQLSAPASVDSIVSSNGQEDHVSMGANSATKLLKVVENLNSVLAIELFNASQAIHFREPVKTSEKLNEVIQDFREEVPVLTEDRTMAPYIAKAKRFVDLFEAKDFLD, from the coding sequence ATGGAAAATCATCATTATATAAGTTCGGCAGTTTTAGATCTTGAAGTGATACATGACATTTTAAAAAATCGAAAGAAACTAGCCTTAAGTGATGAGTCCAGAGTAAATATTGAAAAATCCAGAACTTACTTAAATAACAAGATAAAATCCAGCGACGCACCGGTTTATGGTATAAATACGGGATTCGGTGCCCTTTGTAATGTTAAGATCACTTCAGAAAAACTTACCGAATTACAGGAAAACCTGGTAAGATCCCATGCCTGTGGCACCGGAGAAAAAGTTTCAAAATCGGTGATCAGGCTAATGTTATTATTAAAGATTCAATCTTTAAGTTATGGAAACTCCGGCGTTGCTTTGCAAACGGTGGAGAGGCTTATAGAACTTTATAACAATGATGTTCTTCCTGTAATCTATGAACAGGGGTCTTTAGGTGCTTCTGGCGATCTTGCTCCATTAGCGCACCTGGCCTTACCTCTAATTGGTGATGGAGAGGTTTATTTTGAAAACTCTATTATCCCAGGAGCCGATCTGTTGAATAAAATGAACTGGGAGCCTTTGAAATTGCAGAGTAAGGAAGGTCTTGCATTGCTCAATGGAACCCAATTTATGAGTGCACATGGGGTATATGCCTTATTAAAAGCATATAAACTCTCTTATATGGCAGATCTCATAGGTGCAATCTCGGTTGATGCATTCGATTGTAATCTATCTCCATTTGATGAGTTAGTTCATATGGTAAGACCGCATCGCGGCCAGGTTAAAACTGCAGAGAGAATAAGAGAATTTTTAAGCGGAAGTGAAATTGCAGAATCTGAAAAGGATAACGTGCAGGATCCTTATTCTTTTAGATGTATTCCACAAGTACATGGTGCATCAAAAGATACTTTGTCTTTTGTTCGAAAAACAGTGAAGACTGAAATAAATTCGGTGACTGATAATCCGAACATATTTATTGAAGCAGATAAGATTATTTCCGGAGGGAACTTTCATGGTCAGCCGCTGGCACTAGGTCTGGATTATCTTGCCATCGCCCTGTCTGAGCTTGCGAATATTTCTGAACGAAGAATTTATCAGTTGGTTTCCGGTCTTAGGGGTTTGCCAAACTTTCTGGTTGAAAACCCCGGCTTAAATAGTGGTTTTATGATTCCGCAATACACTGCCGCGAGTATTGTGAGTCAAAATAAGCAGTTATCTGCACCTGCTTCCGTTGATTCTATTGTATCTTCCAACGGGCAGGAAGACCATGTGAGTATGGGGGCAAATAGTGCCACTAAACTATTAAAAGTGGTTGAAAATCTTAATTCTGTATTGGCGATTGAATTGTTCAACGCCTCCCAGGCGATTCACTTTAGAGAACCGGTTAAAACTTCTGAAAAATTAAACGAAGTAATACAGGATTTTAGAGAGGAAGTTCCGGTGCTTACAGAGGACAGAACAATGGCACCTTATATAGCCAAGGCGAAAAGATTTGTTGATCTATTTGAAGCAAAAGATTTTCTGGATTAA
- a CDS encoding sugar nucleotide-binding protein, with translation MKRILILGASGFIGNALYKELCSYFDTHGTYYTQNDFFEENHQFHHFDMETENIEILLENLRPDVIVSSLRGSFESQISTHFSIVNHILKYNSKLIFISSANVFDAFTNFPSYEYDKTLSQSIYGRFKIKIENALLRLPNHNYNIIRLPMVFGKSSPRVKQIRTILDLGEPLEVFPNVVINATEILKVTQQIHYLINRDRQGVFHLGSTDLTHQKDFIEDLCAELGYENPLFKNVYDSNYDRFLAVLPKDNKLPANLQITVHQVIEASTKL, from the coding sequence TTGAAACGAATACTCATCTTAGGAGCTAGCGGGTTTATAGGCAACGCCTTATATAAAGAGCTATGCTCCTATTTTGATACCCACGGCACCTACTACACCCAAAATGATTTTTTTGAAGAAAATCACCAGTTTCATCATTTTGATATGGAGACTGAAAATATAGAAATTCTTCTTGAAAATCTACGTCCCGATGTAATTGTATCCTCCCTGAGAGGAAGTTTTGAATCGCAGATCTCCACACATTTCTCTATTGTAAATCATATCTTGAAATATAATAGCAAACTTATTTTTATAAGTTCAGCCAATGTATTCGATGCCTTTACAAATTTCCCTTCTTATGAATATGACAAAACCTTGAGTCAAAGTATTTATGGACGGTTTAAGATAAAGATTGAAAATGCACTATTGCGCTTGCCAAACCACAATTATAATATAATAAGGCTCCCTATGGTTTTTGGTAAATCATCACCCAGAGTAAAACAAATAAGGACCATTCTGGATTTAGGAGAGCCACTGGAGGTTTTTCCAAATGTGGTGATCAATGCTACCGAAATACTGAAGGTCACACAACAGATACATTATCTCATAAACAGGGATAGACAAGGAGTTTTTCACCTTGGTAGTACAGATCTAACTCATCAAAAAGATTTCATTGAAGATCTTTGCGCAGAATTAGGCTACGAAAACCCGCTTTTTAAGAATGTATATGATTCAAATTACGATAGGTTTTTAGCTGTGCTTCCAAAAGATAATAAGCTACCTGCTAATTTACAAATCACGGTACATCAGGTTATTGAAGCCTCCACTAAACTATAG
- a CDS encoding proline dehydrogenase family protein — protein sequence MINKKIFNNTKSAFKLKSNAELDRAIFLFSMMNYSSLVKAGSSLTKLSLKLHLPVETLIKKTIFEQFCGGVTEDDCKPVIKEMYDENLHCILDYSVEGKKNEEEFDSAMEKKLSLIEYAKDSDEVSFAMFKPTGIGRFEIWEKVSEKISLSEDEKEEWERVKNRVNTLCKRAHELGVRLYADGEETWMQTSADELMEEMMQKYNKDEVLIFNTLQCYRWDRLDYLKGLHERAEQAGFKIGAKIVRGAYMEKENARAKKLGYDSPICESKEATDVNFNSTLSYCLNHLEDISVFIGTHNEVSSYLALQIMEDKGISIDDDRIWFSQLYGMSDHISYNLGRKGYNAVKLVPFGPVRDVVPYLLRRAQENTSVKGQTGRELSLLREEKKRRRGDKSTKHHRE from the coding sequence ATGATAAATAAAAAGATTTTCAATAATACTAAATCGGCTTTTAAATTAAAGTCTAATGCTGAATTGGATAGAGCTATTTTCCTATTCAGTATGATGAATTATTCTTCTTTGGTTAAAGCAGGTAGTTCGTTAACAAAATTATCCCTGAAACTTCATCTACCCGTTGAAACATTAATAAAGAAAACAATCTTTGAACAGTTTTGTGGTGGTGTGACAGAAGATGATTGTAAACCTGTGATCAAGGAAATGTATGATGAAAATCTTCATTGTATTTTAGATTACTCCGTAGAAGGCAAAAAGAATGAGGAGGAATTTGATTCTGCCATGGAGAAAAAGCTAAGTCTTATTGAGTACGCTAAAGATAGCGATGAAGTATCTTTTGCAATGTTTAAACCTACCGGGATTGGAAGGTTTGAAATTTGGGAAAAAGTTAGTGAGAAAATCAGCCTTTCTGAAGATGAAAAAGAGGAATGGGAGAGGGTTAAAAATAGAGTTAACACATTATGTAAGCGCGCTCATGAGCTAGGTGTTCGTTTATATGCCGATGGTGAAGAGACCTGGATGCAAACATCAGCAGATGAGCTCATGGAAGAGATGATGCAAAAGTATAATAAAGATGAAGTACTTATTTTTAATACGCTGCAATGTTATCGCTGGGATAGGTTAGATTATTTGAAGGGATTGCATGAAAGAGCTGAGCAGGCAGGTTTTAAAATAGGAGCAAAAATTGTTCGTGGAGCTTATATGGAGAAAGAAAATGCCCGTGCTAAAAAGCTTGGTTATGATTCCCCAATTTGTGAAAGTAAAGAAGCAACAGATGTAAACTTTAACAGCACACTTTCATACTGCTTAAATCATCTTGAGGATATTTCGGTTTTTATTGGGACTCATAATGAAGTGAGCAGTTATTTAGCACTTCAGATCATGGAGGATAAAGGTATATCTATAGATGACGATCGTATATGGTTCAGTCAGTTATATGGTATGAGTGATCATATTAGTTATAATCTTGGAAGAAAGGGTTACAATGCGGTTAAACTTGTTCCTTTTGGGCCGGTAAGAGATGTTGTTCCTTATTTATTACGACGAGCGCAGGAAAATACTTCGGTTAAGGGACAAACAGGTAGGGAGCTTTCACTACTTAGAGAAGAAAAAAAGAGACGTAGAGGAGACAAATCCACAAAACATCATAGAGAGTAA
- a CDS encoding NAD(P)H-hydrate dehydratase: MKILSAKQLSEADKETIKNQNITSEELMERAATLVFNEIDQRLQGAPIPIKIFCGIGNNGGDGLVVARHLLQHGYHVTVFVVNYSDKRADDFLANYEKLKEITNDWPQLIKGEDNFPDINVGDFLIDAIFGIGLNRPIEGWVAKLVDVINNSEAFTLAIDMPSGLFSDKAPGKDATIIRANYTLSFQAAKLVFFLPETMDYVGDLQVLDIGLDREYIGKIESETFLIGRQEAVSLYKPRKNNSHKGDYGKVLIAGGSYGKIGSVLLTATAALRTGSGLCSLYIPKCGYDIIQTGLPEAMVITDNEDEVLSNYPSKFETDVACFGMGVGTSSKAKKALTDLLNVVNSPVVIDADGINLLAKNTDLLKHLPEYSVLTPHPGELKRLIGEWRDDFHKLELVKEFSKKYKVILVVKGAHTFTIDRDFMYINNSGNPGMATAGSGDVLSGIITSLIGQGYEPVNAAVFGVFLHGLSGDIAAGKLGIESVMAGDIAKNLGRAINSLFDKE, from the coding sequence ATGAAAATACTTTCTGCAAAGCAACTTTCAGAAGCCGATAAGGAAACGATCAAAAATCAAAATATTACTTCAGAAGAGTTAATGGAGCGGGCTGCTACTCTTGTTTTTAATGAAATAGACCAGAGGTTGCAGGGAGCCCCAATTCCCATAAAAATATTTTGTGGAATTGGTAATAATGGAGGAGACGGGCTGGTAGTTGCACGGCATTTATTACAACATGGATATCACGTCACCGTGTTTGTGGTTAATTACAGCGATAAGAGAGCCGATGATTTCTTGGCGAACTACGAAAAACTGAAGGAGATCACTAATGACTGGCCACAGTTAATTAAAGGTGAGGATAATTTTCCTGATATTAATGTAGGAGATTTCCTGATCGATGCGATTTTCGGGATTGGTCTTAATCGTCCTATTGAGGGTTGGGTGGCAAAACTGGTAGATGTAATAAATAATTCTGAGGCTTTTACACTAGCCATAGATATGCCTAGCGGATTATTTTCTGATAAAGCCCCGGGAAAAGATGCGACGATAATTAGAGCGAACTATACCTTAAGTTTTCAAGCTGCGAAGCTGGTATTTTTTCTGCCTGAAACCATGGACTATGTTGGAGATCTTCAGGTTCTTGATATAGGCCTGGATAGGGAATATATTGGAAAAATTGAGTCTGAAACCTTTCTTATAGGTCGGCAGGAGGCCGTAAGTCTTTATAAACCCAGGAAAAATAACTCTCATAAGGGTGATTACGGAAAGGTTTTAATTGCAGGTGGCAGTTATGGGAAGATAGGCAGCGTTCTACTCACTGCCACAGCAGCTTTAAGAACGGGTAGTGGCCTATGCAGCCTGTATATTCCTAAATGCGGGTATGATATTATTCAAACCGGCCTGCCAGAAGCGATGGTAATTACAGATAATGAAGATGAAGTATTGAGTAATTATCCCTCAAAATTTGAAACTGATGTGGCTTGCTTTGGAATGGGTGTCGGGACTTCTTCAAAAGCAAAAAAGGCGTTAACAGATCTTTTAAACGTTGTGAATTCACCTGTGGTGATAGATGCCGACGGAATAAATCTTCTTGCTAAAAACACCGACCTTTTAAAGCATTTGCCAGAATATTCGGTTTTGACTCCACATCCAGGAGAACTTAAAAGATTAATAGGGGAGTGGCGTGATGATTTTCATAAACTGGAACTGGTTAAAGAATTTAGTAAAAAATATAAGGTGATCCTTGTTGTAAAAGGGGCTCATACTTTTACTATAGACAGGGATTTTATGTATATAAATAATTCAGGTAATCCGGGAATGGCTACTGCCGGAAGCGGGGATGTGCTTTCTGGAATAATAACTTCTTTAATTGGCCAGGGTTATGAACCAGTAAATGCAGCTGTCTTTGGAGTGTTTCTTCATGGTCTTTCCGGTGATATAGCTGCTGGCAAATTAGGAATTGAATCTGTCATGGCTGGAGATATTGCTAAAAATTTAGGTAGAGCAATAAATTCACTTTTTGACAAAGAGTGA
- a CDS encoding 4a-hydroxytetrahydrobiopterin dehydratase codes for MEKLSKDEIHNRLEKFEGWTYAKNAIHTSFQFENFKEAFTVMTRIAFEAEAQQHHPNWGNVYNQLEISLSTHDADGVTEKDFKLARAIEDIIEATN; via the coding sequence ATGGAAAAATTAAGCAAAGACGAGATTCATAATAGACTGGAAAAGTTTGAGGGCTGGACTTATGCTAAAAATGCTATTCATACATCATTTCAATTTGAAAATTTTAAAGAAGCATTTACGGTGATGACGCGCATTGCTTTTGAAGCTGAAGCTCAACAACATCACCCAAATTGGGGCAACGTCTATAATCAGCTTGAGATTTCATTATCTACGCACGATGCCGATGGCGTTACCGAAAAAGACTTTAAATTAGCGCGAGCCATTGAAGATATAATCGAAGCGACCAATTAA
- a CDS encoding YebC/PmpR family DNA-binding transcriptional regulator: protein MGRAFEFRKARKMKRWSAMSKAFTRIGKDIVMAVKEGGPDPDTNAKLRAVIQNAKSVNMPKDNVERAIKRASDKSQGDYKIVLFEGYAPHGIAVLVETATDNNNRTVANIRSHFNKSDGNLGTSGSVEFMFDHTCNFRIHSEGLDPEELELELIDFGAEEVFEDEDGIHIYAPFEYFGSIQKELENREIEIVSSGFERIPQVTKSLNEEQTADVEKLLEKLEEDDDVQNVYHTMEASEETGE from the coding sequence ATGGGAAGAGCATTTGAATTCCGTAAAGCACGTAAAATGAAACGTTGGTCTGCAATGTCCAAAGCATTTACCAGGATTGGTAAAGATATTGTAATGGCCGTAAAGGAAGGAGGACCAGATCCTGACACGAACGCAAAATTACGAGCCGTAATTCAAAATGCGAAAAGCGTTAACATGCCTAAAGACAATGTGGAACGCGCAATTAAACGTGCTTCTGATAAATCCCAGGGAGATTATAAAATTGTGCTTTTTGAAGGCTATGCACCACACGGGATCGCTGTTTTGGTGGAAACAGCTACAGACAATAACAATAGAACCGTTGCTAATATTCGCTCCCATTTCAATAAATCTGATGGGAATCTTGGTACTTCAGGTTCTGTAGAATTCATGTTTGACCATACATGTAATTTCAGAATTCATTCTGAAGGTTTAGATCCTGAAGAACTGGAATTAGAATTAATAGATTTTGGAGCAGAAGAAGTTTTTGAAGATGAAGATGGAATCCATATTTACGCACCATTTGAGTATTTCGGCTCTATTCAAAAAGAACTGGAAAACAGGGAGATAGAGATCGTTTCTTCAGGATTTGAAAGAATCCCTCAGGTAACAAAAAGCCTTAATGAAGAACAAACTGCCGATGTTGAAAAATTACTGGAGAAACTAGAGGAAGATGATGACGTACAAAACGTGTATCATACCATGGAGGCTTCAGAAGAAACCGGGGAGTAA
- the aroB gene encoding 3-dehydroquinate synthase, whose amino-acid sequence MNDLPTSLDSVFYGQDGYSRLNDLLEEEKPSKVFILVDGNTHELCLSRFLQKIKVEFQTEVIEIEAGEEFKHLQTCEGVWNALSELEADRKSLLINLGGGVVTDLGGFVASTFKRGIKFINIPTTLLSMVDASVGGKTGVDLGNLKNQIGVINQPELVLIDSTYLETLSALEMRSGLAEILKHGLIADEMYWEKVSRLSELNLSDLDDIIKESVEIKGAIVEKDPFEQNIRKTLNYGHTLGHAIESYCLTHSQKKKLLHGEAIAAGMILETYLSVKLQGFPENKLQQVTEIIKSMYGTESFLEDDIKEIKELMKFDKKNEHGNINFVLLEDIGKPVYDITVSDDLIKKAFDFYSTI is encoded by the coding sequence ATGAACGATTTACCAACATCATTAGATTCTGTATTTTATGGACAAGATGGATACTCCAGGCTCAATGATCTTCTAGAGGAAGAAAAGCCTTCAAAAGTGTTCATACTTGTAGATGGCAACACGCATGAACTTTGCCTTTCCAGATTTCTTCAGAAGATTAAAGTCGAGTTTCAAACTGAGGTTATAGAGATAGAAGCGGGAGAAGAATTTAAACACCTTCAAACCTGTGAAGGCGTTTGGAATGCTTTGTCAGAATTAGAAGCAGACAGGAAAAGTCTTCTTATTAATCTGGGTGGAGGCGTAGTTACAGATCTAGGCGGATTTGTTGCTTCTACGTTTAAACGTGGAATTAAATTCATCAATATTCCTACTACCCTTCTTTCTATGGTAGATGCATCGGTTGGAGGTAAAACAGGAGTGGACCTTGGAAATTTAAAGAACCAGATTGGAGTGATCAATCAACCGGAATTGGTGCTTATTGACTCAACTTACCTGGAGACTTTATCTGCTCTGGAAATGAGAAGTGGTCTTGCTGAAATTCTAAAGCATGGATTAATTGCTGATGAAATGTATTGGGAAAAGGTTTCCAGACTTTCAGAGCTGAACTTATCAGATTTAGATGATATTATCAAGGAGTCTGTTGAGATTAAAGGAGCCATTGTTGAAAAAGATCCTTTTGAACAGAATATTCGAAAAACATTAAACTACGGTCACACCCTGGGGCATGCTATTGAATCTTATTGCCTGACTCATTCCCAAAAAAAGAAACTTTTACATGGCGAGGCTATTGCAGCCGGTATGATCCTGGAAACTTATTTGTCGGTTAAATTACAAGGTTTTCCTGAAAATAAATTGCAACAGGTCACTGAAATTATAAAGAGTATGTATGGTACTGAAAGCTTTTTAGAAGATGACATTAAAGAGATAAAGGAACTCATGAAATTTGATAAAAAAAATGAACACGGAAATATCAACTTTGTGTTGCTTGAAGATATAGGAAAGCCGGTTTATGATATTACCGTATCAGATGATCTTATAAAAAAGGCATTTGATTTCTACTCAACAATTTGA
- a CDS encoding 1-acyl-sn-glycerol-3-phosphate acyltransferase has product MRWLANLIFFKILGWELENRFDPAIKKCVIIVAPHTSSYDFLIGILVRKIMGIQINFVGKKELFDSPFGWYFRAVGGSPIDRAGKKKKVDAIARIFEEKEIFRLAMSPEGTRKKTEKWKTGFYYLAKKADVPIIRVSFDYETKKVKISEPYWPSGDLEKDFTKILNYYDGVVGKIPENF; this is encoded by the coding sequence ATGAGATGGCTTGCAAATCTTATCTTTTTTAAAATTCTTGGTTGGGAACTGGAAAATCGTTTTGATCCGGCCATAAAGAAGTGTGTAATTATTGTTGCACCTCATACAAGTTCCTATGATTTTTTAATCGGAATTCTAGTTAGAAAGATTATGGGTATCCAGATTAATTTTGTTGGTAAAAAAGAACTTTTTGATTCACCATTTGGTTGGTATTTTCGTGCCGTTGGTGGTTCTCCAATAGACAGGGCAGGGAAGAAGAAAAAGGTAGACGCTATTGCCAGGATATTTGAGGAAAAGGAAATTTTTAGACTGGCAATGTCTCCCGAAGGTACCAGGAAGAAGACCGAAAAGTGGAAGACCGGTTTTTACTATTTAGCTAAAAAAGCTGATGTTCCAATAATCAGGGTTTCATTTGATTATGAGACTAAAAAAGTAAAAATCTCCGAACCGTATTGGCCAAGCGGAGATTTAGAAAAAGATTTTACTAAAATCTTAAATTATTATGATGGTGTGGTTGGGAAAATCCCCGAAAACTTTTAA